From Nocardia sp. NBC_00416:
TTCAACGGTTATAGGACTCTGCGATATCTCCGCGACATCGCCGCCGGAGCCTGCAGCATTCCCCTGGCAATCAGCCAGGGCCGATAACATTTACGCACCGTTATTCACGAGATGGCACGCAGGTGTTACACACCAGCCGATATGTGCCAGTCATCGACCGCCCCACGAACGACGGCCCGCGACGGTTTATCAGCACCGGGAAGCCCGGACCGGCGACACCAACCGGGACTACTTCGTGACCGGCGAGGACTGTGCCGAGCGGCCGGGAAGTGCTCCACTACTTACAGGACGTTCCACCGCGTACGCATCGTCGATACGAGCGGAGCAGCCATGACGACCGCAGGAAATCTCTGTCTCGCGGGCACCGCCCTCGCGCTCGCCGCCGCGCTCGGGCCGATGCCCACGGCCTCGGCCGCCGTCACCAGCGTGAGCGTATCCGGCGGTTTCGGCCTCGGTTTCGTCCAGTACGGGACGAGCTGCACCTACACCGTCACAGTTCTCGGCGACAGCGTTGGCTCGCTCACCGACTCGGTGGACGGACAGCCCGGCGGCGGCACCTTCGGGCCGGTCGAGCAGGTGTCCCCCGGCAAGTTCACCGCCGACTGGGCCCCCACGGCGCCCGGCAGGCATCTGGTGGCGGCCGACGGCGTGGCCGACGAAGTGAACGTGGCCCGGGGCTACGACTTCGGCATCATCTGCTTCACCCTCCCCGAGTATCTGGAGGTACCGGGGCTGGTGTCCGACGGAAGGTGAGCGAGGGGACCGGCACCCGCGCGGACCTGTGACGCTTCCAGTGCGCTTGACAGAATCCGTACTTTTGACAGACTCCGACGAAATCGCCCGGGACGGTAGTCGGCGGGTCGGACGAAGGGATTTCGGATGGGTGTCTACGCGGTCACGGGGGCAGCGTCGGGGATGGGCAAGGCGGTAGCCGACAAGCTGACGGCCGCGGGCCACCGCGTGATCGGCGTGGACATCCAGGAAACCGATATCGTCGCCGATCTGTCCACCGCCGAAGGCCGGCGCACCGCGATCGACGGAGTGCTGACCGCCGCGGACGGCCTGCTCGACGGAGCCGTACTCGCCGCCGGACTCGGCCCGGTGCCCGATCCCGCACGACTGCCGGTGATCGCGGCCGTGAACTACCTCGGCGTGGTCGACCTCCTCGAAGGGTGGCGACCCGCACTCGCCGCGACCGGCGCCGCGCGGGTAGTCGCGTTCGGCAGCAATTCGGCCACCACCGTCCCCGCGGTACCCGGTCGCACCGTGCGTGCTTTCCTGGCCGGAGACACCGAACGCGCCGTCCGCACGGTGAAGATATTCGGCAAACAGGCCGCGCCGTTCGTCTACGCCGCCTCCAAGATCGCGGTGAGCCGCTGGGTCCGCCGGCACGCGGTCGGGCCGGAATGGGCCGGGGCGGGCATCCGGCTCAACGTCATCGCCCCCGGCGCGATACTGACCCCGCTGCTCGAACGCCAGCTCGCGTCCCCGGCCGAAGCCAAGGCGATCAACGCTTTCCCCGTGCCCACCGGCGGTTTCGGCAAACCGGAGCACATCGCCGAATGGGTGTGCATGATGCTATCGCCCGCGGCCGAATTCCTTTGCGGCAGTGTGGTCTTCGTCGACGGCGGCACCGACGCCTACTTCCGTCCCGACGACTGGCCACGGGCGGTCCCACTCCGCCGAATCGTGGGCTATCTCCGCCGGTTCCGGGGTTTCCGGGCGACCCGGCGCGCGCAGTGAGACACCACCGGCAGGGCCGGTCATCCGAACCGGGATCGGTGGCCTACAACATCCCGGTGGATACTCGCGTGCGCACCGGGTGTTCCGAGCGGTTCAGGCGGGTTCGATCGGTGATTCGGGAAGCTGCAACGCGTTGAACCAGATCCAGTTCAGCGTGTCGAGCAACGTGTCGAAGCCGACCTTCTCACCCTCCACGAACACCAGATACGCCATCTTGCTCACCATGCTCGACAGGGCCAGCGCCGTGACCCGCGGATCCAGTCGCGGAGTGACCAGGCCCCGGGCCTGCAGGTCCCGGATCAGCGCGGCATTGCGGTCGATGAACGCCGAGGCACGCTCGGCCCGCAGCGCCGCGAACTGCTGATCGATCCGCGCCACCTGTTCGAGCACGGCCATCAACCGCGCGTTGCGGCGATAGGACCGCAGATATTCGCGGTTGGCCGCGGCGATCCATTCGCGGGGATCGGCACTGCCGCCCCGGGCCCGGACGTGCGGATGCAGCATCTCCTCACGCATCTGCTCGACGACCTCGGCGAAGATCTCTTCCTTGCCGTCGAAATGGGTGTAGAACGAACCCGACGCCACGCCCGCGGTCTTGGTGATGTCGTTGATCCGGGCGTCGACGAAACCGTCGGCTTCGAAAACCGTGCGCGCGGCGGCGATCAGGGCCGCACGGGTGCGGATCCCGCGCCGGCTCTTCGGGGCCGGGCGGGTCGCCCGGCCGGCGGGTGGCGCGACCGGCGAGTCCGTCGCCCCGCCCGCGGAAATACTGTCCTCCTGGGCCTTCACCAGCTCACTCACTGTCCTGGGGCGGTCTGTCTCGGGCTGCCGTGGATGGTAACAGCCGTCCGACCCGGATCCGGCCGCCCCGGACCGGGCCGGGAAACCCGGTGGTCACGCGGGGAACAGCCGACCTGTCGCCAGCGTGGTGATCCGATCGGCGTTCCCCGAGTCGCGCAGGGTCGCTCGTCCGACATCGGCCCGCAGCGTCGCGTCGGCCACCACCGGCCCGATCCGGGCGGGCTGCAGATAGCGCAGTCCGAGGGTGCTCAGGGTGGCGCCGGGCGCCAGCGACAGGATCGCCTCTTCCGCGGCGAGCGCTATCAGTCCCCCGTTGACCGTGCGCGAGGCGTTCAGGCCGTCGTCGGTACGCGGCAGCACCGCGGTGCCCGGGCCGCTGCGCGCGCAGCCGGCCCGTTCGGCCAGCGGTACCGACAGCAGGCGATCGGAGACCGGCATATCGATGCTCAGCTCCGGGGGCAGCCGCAACTC
This genomic window contains:
- a CDS encoding SDR family oxidoreductase; translated protein: MGVYAVTGAASGMGKAVADKLTAAGHRVIGVDIQETDIVADLSTAEGRRTAIDGVLTAADGLLDGAVLAAGLGPVPDPARLPVIAAVNYLGVVDLLEGWRPALAATGAARVVAFGSNSATTVPAVPGRTVRAFLAGDTERAVRTVKIFGKQAAPFVYAASKIAVSRWVRRHAVGPEWAGAGIRLNVIAPGAILTPLLERQLASPAEAKAINAFPVPTGGFGKPEHIAEWVCMMLSPAAEFLCGSVVFVDGGTDAYFRPDDWPRAVPLRRIVGYLRRFRGFRATRRAQ
- a CDS encoding TetR/AcrR family transcriptional regulator; amino-acid sequence: MKAQEDSISAGGATDSPVAPPAGRATRPAPKSRRGIRTRAALIAAARTVFEADGFVDARINDITKTAGVASGSFYTHFDGKEEIFAEVVEQMREEMLHPHVRARGGSADPREWIAAANREYLRSYRRNARLMAVLEQVARIDQQFAALRAERASAFIDRNAALIRDLQARGLVTPRLDPRVTALALSSMVSKMAYLVFVEGEKVGFDTLLDTLNWIWFNALQLPESPIEPA